Proteins from a single region of Arctopsyche grandis isolate Sample6627 chromosome 1, ASM5162203v2, whole genome shotgun sequence:
- the Fili gene encoding fish-lips: MEHVRAPVARRSAWRFALWLWLVAASPGWGRGGGAGGGAGALGAHGLCPPRCSCDDSTKSAACVAAALEVVPIQLNPEATHINLTRNNIHSVQLTLAFYTKLTTLDISHNNINTLGNRNFDSNFDLVFLNASNNSILSIEKNAFIGLKSLIILDLDNNRISNVHPLAFKDLHQLQEMRLSNNRLVSFEVELFKPLVNLKTLTLDNNQLLEIPTDNLVFTVNMEYLTLSGNIIQTVRESSASNLRRLKRLELADNIISEVHHSGLDGLISLQYLNMDRNNLTVIPTAALSKLSNLTHLSLSENFFESIPPVSFQSLFNLRHLHLSRLEKVSKIDSRAFVDNINLERIWMNDNLRISTIPTKTFHGNPKLTHISIKSNALFTLQASHFPLDQLQSLQLAGNPLHCNCSLLWLWKLGQEHSKHATPVGNASDYSSIFIDFSDIRCTTPEHLENALLANVPESEIRCSINWITIMTAVLLLGVTVSIVVSILYYVGGMKRCSKDKSKHVMADSDLTSNLPKMSNGIMYGANHQKPSDDKVEINRYLMMAPQMQDTYHSTPPWHTMNKAPMNGELCENMYQQFGYESIPHRKTMDRPHIVYV, encoded by the coding sequence ATGGAGCATGTCCGTGCACCCGTCGCGCGGCGAAGCGCTTGGAGGTTCGCGCTATGGCTATGGCTAGTCGCAGCATCCCCAggatgggggcgcggagggggtgcaggcgggggcgcaggcgccctCGGGGCCCACGGGCTCTGCCCCCCAAGATGTAGCTGTGACGACTCCACAAAATCAGCAGCCTGCGTAGCAGCAGCCCTAGAAGTCGTCCCTATACAGCTCAACCCAGAAGCCACCCACATCAACCTCACCAGGAACAACATCCACAGCGTCCAGCTCACCCTGGCCTTCTACACCAAGCTAACAACGCTAGACATCAGCCACAACAACATAAACACCCTCGGCAACAGAAACTTCGACTCTAACTTCGACCTGGTCTTCCTCAACGCGAGCAACAACTCAATCCTCAGCATCGAGAAGAACGCTTTCATAGGCCTCAAGTCTTTGATCATCCTCGACCTGGACAACAACAGGATATCGAACGTGCACCCGCTGGCGTTCAAAGACTTGCATCAGCTGCAGGAGATGAGGCTGTCCAACAATAGGCTAGTGAGCTTCGAAGTTGAACTGTTTAAACCGTtagtgaatttaaaaactttaactTTGGACAACAACCAACTGCTCGAAATACCGACTGACAACTTAGTGTTTACGGTTAATATGGAATATTTAACATTATCCGGCAACATTATACAGACTGTGCGAGAGTCTTCAGCATCCAACTTAAGACGCCTCAAGCGTTTGGAACTTGCCGACAATATCATATCGGAAGTTCACCATTCTGGCCTCGATGGATTAATATCACTACAATACCTCAATATGGACCGGAACAATCTAACCGTCATTCCAACAGCAGCTCTGTCTAAACTCTCCAACCTCACCCACTTATCTTTAAGTGAAAACTTCTTTGAATCAATACCACCAGTATCGTTTCAAAGCCTATTCAATTTGAGGCACCTTCATCTGAGCAGACTTGAGAAGGTATCTAAGATAGACTCTAGGGCATTCGTCGACAATATTAACCTAGAAAGGATATGGATGAACGATAATTTGCGAATCAGCACAATTCCGACGAAGACCTTCCACGGAAACCCAAAACTAACGCACATCTCTATAAAAAGCAATGCACTCTTCACCCTACAAGCATCCCACTTTCCTTTGGATCAACTGCAATCGTTGCAACTGGCAGGAAATCCACTCCATTGCAACTGCTCCTTATTGTGGCTGTGGAAGTTGGGACAGGAGCATTCGaaacatgccacacccgtcggAAATGCTTCTGATTATTCGTCGATCTTCATAGACTTTTCAGACATACGTTGCACGACGCCAGAGCATTTGGAGAACGCACTTCTGGCGAACGTTCCCGAGTCTGAGATTAGATGTTCGATCAACTGGATTACGATCATGACAGCAGTCTTGTTGCTGGGGGTCACTGTCAGCATAGTCGTCAGTATTCTATACTATGTGGGAGGTATGAAGCGTTGTTCCAAAGACAAGTCAAAGCACGTGATGGCCGACTCTGACCTGACGAGCAACCTTCCCAAGATGAGCAACGGCATAATGTACGGGGCAAATCATCAGAAGCCTTCTGACGACAAGGTGGAGATCAATCGGTACCTGATGATGGCCCCACAGATGCAGGACACGTACCATAGTACACCCCCATGGCACACCATGAACAAAGCGCCAATGAATGGGGAATTGTGCGAGAACATGTACCAGCAGTTCGGATACGAGTCTATACCGCACCGCAAAACTATGGACAGACCGCATATAGTTTACGTGTAA